The genomic window CGACACAGAATAAAGGCAGCATATTTAGTTTTACGCTTCCAATTTACGATATAAGTGATAGTGAATTAAGTGAACTTATCGCCGTGGGTGATGCAAACCATGAGCAAACTAAGCAGCAGTTATCACGGTTACAGGCCTTAGATGACACGATTGACTACTTTCCTGTTGAGACTTTATCATCAAAAGAGAACACGACTAATAAAGAGAATAATGATTTTCGAGTATTAATCGTTGATGACGATCCGATTAACCGTCAAGTGTTAAATAATTATTTATTGCCGCTGAATTATCAGCTTTTTCAAGCTCACGGTGGTCAGCAAGCTTTAGCACTTATTGAACAAGCGAGTGAAGGCTTGTTGGCAGGGGAGCGTCCGTTTGATTTAATTTTACTTGATATTATGATGCCAAAAGTTTCAGGTTATGAAGTCTGTCGAAAACTTCGAGAAAAATATTCAGTTAATGAATTACCAGTGATCTTTTTAACGGCTAAAAACCAAGTCGTTGACTTAGTTGAAAGTTTTTCTGCTGGCGGTAATGATTATTTAACTAAACCCATTTCAAAATACGAACTATTATCGCGTGTTGAAACGCATTTAACCTTGCTCGATATTAACCGAAGTTTAGAAACGAAAGTCGCTGAGCGTACCGTCGAACTCGAATATGCGATGCAAGCAAAAGGTGAATTTTTGGCAAAAATGAGTCATGAAATTCGCACACCGATGAATGCTATTATTGGTTTAGGTTATTTAACTCTGAAAACTGATTTAAATCCCCATCAAAAAGACTTAATTAGCAAAACTCAAGACGCTTCTCAAGCGCTTTTAGGGCTAATTAACGATATTCTAGACTTCTCCAAAATTGAAGCCGGTAAAATGTCAGTAGAGTCGGTGACAATGAATATGGGGGGCTTAATTAAGAAAACCAATAATATTTGTGCGTTGCGTGCTCATGCTAAAGATTTAGAGCTTATTGTTAAAGTACATAGTAATGTGCCGAAGCATATCAAGTCTGATCCGGTGCGCCTGCAGCAAATTTTAGTGAACTTAGTGAGTAATGCCATTAAGTTTACCGAACAAGGACATATCCTTATTGAAGTCGGTCTGGCTAAACAGTCATTAATGGCTGATGACAGTAATCAGCTAACGCTTGAATTTAGTGTGAGTGATACGGGTATCGGTCTCGAACAATCAACAATGAATAACCTCTTTCAGTCGTTCACCCAAGCCGACAGTTCAATTACCCGAAAATTTGGTGGCACAGGTTTAGGCTTATCCATTTGTAAAGAGCTAAGTGGTTTGATGGGCGGTGAAATTTGGGTTGAGAGTACGTTAGGAGAAGGCAGTAAATTTAGCTTTAATATTGTCTGTGAAAAAAGCGATTTACCGGGCAATGAGCTGATAAATATTGACGCTATTAAAGGACTTAATATTTTAGTGGTGGATGATAATGAGCTTTGCTTGAATGTTATTACTGAGTTGTTACAAGAGTTTCATTGTCAAATTACCGCCGTAGCCAGCGCAGAAACAGCATTAGCATTGTTAGCAACAGCAAAAAGTAATAATAAATCTTATGATGTGGTTATTACTGATTGGCGTATGCCTAAAATGGACGGTATTGCTTTTGCTAAAGCGATACAAGATGATAAAAATCAATATAACGTTCGAGCAGTGTTAATGGTAACGGCATTTGATAAAAGTGATGCCATGCCGTTAGCACATTCATCGGGTATTGATGGCTTCTTAGAGAAACCTGTTAATGCCAGCTTGCTATTAGAGGCGATGATGGACGTATTAAAAATCTCCCCTGATGAAGATTTTTACAGTATAAAAAATGCAAGTTTAATGGACTTTTCAACAACCGACATATTATTGGTTGAAGATAATGAGTTAAACCAACAGGTCGTCTTAGGGTTTTTAGAAGATACCCAGGCGAATGTTGATGTTGCAGAAAATGGCCTTATCGCCTTAGATAAATTAGCCAATAAAAGCTATGACTTAGTTTTGATGGACATTCAAATGCCTGAAATGGATGGGGTAACGGCCACACAAGAAATTAGAAAACAAGCCCAATTTGAAAAACTGCCTATTATCGCTATGACAGCTCACGCGATGCCAGATGAACTCAATAAATGTTTGGCAGCTGGTATGAATGAATATTTTACTAAACCGATTGACCCTAACGCGTTATTTAGTTTAATGGCAAAATACTTGAGTGATAAAATTAATGCCGTGGTAAACAAATCTGTCGATATTAAAGAAAAAAATCTTGATGTTACTGAGTTAATTTCGGATAACTCCGAAAAAACGTTAATGGATCGCATTGCACAACTGAGTTGTTTAAACAGTAAAAAAGCCTTGCTGGCGATGGGTGGCAGACAGCACATTTATCAAAAACTCGTTATCAACTTTCATAAAAGTACCCTAAAAATCCCCCAAAAAATGGAGCAAGCTTACCAAGATAAAGATGTTGAAAGTCTATATCGAATGGTTCATTCTTTGAAATCGAATGCCGCTTATATTGGTGCCACCTGTTTAGCTGAGTTATCAGCAGAGCTAGAAGGAAAAATAAAAGAGCAACCTGAGCACTGTTTATCACTCATGAGACAACTAATAACAGAACACCAGACGATATTATCAGCCTTAGCGACCTTGACTAGTAGCAATACAGATTCGTTATTAACTGATGAGCCTAAAAAGGCCATTAACAAAGAGCTACTACTCGTACTGTTAAATTCTATTGTCGACTTACTTAAGAAAGAAGATGCGGAAGTCGAAGACTTATTACCGCAGTTACTCGAATATACCCGAGGAAGTGACCTCGTTGAACTTGTTGATAATATTGTCGAATTAGTTGAAGATGTCGAATACGCTAGCGCATTAAACCGTATCGGAGCATTAAGGAATAAACTTGTCTATTAATCGGCTCAAGGGCAAGTGAGTATGAGTGGGTCAAGTTTGGCTTGATTATTATCTGTTTTAAAAGAAAAAGTTGATAGCGGAAAATGAAAACTTTAGAGCAAATCATTTTAATTGTTGATGACGATAAAGCAAACCGTAAAATGCTAAAAGAGTTGTTGCAGGAACAAGCAAAAATTATTTTTGCGAAAAATGGTAAACAAGCCAGAGAACTTGCTAGAAAACATCTTCCTGATCTTATCTTATTAGATGTGATTATGCCTGATATTTCTGGTTTTGAGGTCATCGATTCTTTGAAAAATGACCCTGAAACAATGAATGTTTCGGTCATTTTTATCACAGGTTTAGCTAATGATGATGACGAAGAGCGTGGTTTTAATTTAGGTGGCTGTGATTATATCTATAAGCCCTTTAAACCCAACATTGTTATTGCTCGCGTGATGATGCATTTAGAATTAATTCGCCAACGTAAAATGTTAGATGAAATTGCTCATATTGACGCCTTAACTGGGGTTAATAACCGGCGTAAGATGGATCTTGTTTTAAAAGATGAAGTTGCAGCAAATAAATATGAGCATACCAATCTACTCGTGGCAATTCTCGATATAGATTACTTTAAACAATATAATGATGGCTACGGTCATGGCGCTGGCGATGTTGCTTTAAGGCAAGTCGGACAGGCGCTTCGTGAGATCTGTGTACGACCACGAGACTTTATCGCACGCTATGGTGGTGAAGAATTTGTTATTATCTTACCTGATTGTGATAAAGCGGGCGCTGAAATTATGCTCAGTAATATTGCTCAAGCGATCAAAGATAAAAAAATTAAACATCAGTATTCTAGTGTGTCGCCACAATTAACCGTCAGTGTTGGTGCTGTGGTGGTTAAGTCATCTCAGTCTGTTGTTGTCGCTAATGTTATGCAAAAAGCGGACAGTTTACTCTATCAGGCGAAAAACAATGGCCGTAATCAATACTGTCTTGCTGAACTGAACTAGGCAAACTCTTTATCAACAGCGCCAGATGTTTGTTAACTTTCGGCGCAAGAAATAAAACACCCATGGCGTTATAATTTAATCACTTTCTGCTGAGCTGAACGAACTTGGCAAACTGTTTATCAATAGCACCAGATGTTTGTTAACTTTTCGCGAAAGAAATAAAATACATTTGGCGTTATAATTTAATCACTGTCTTGTTGAACTGAACTGAACGAGCTAGGCAACTGTTTATCAACAGCGCCAGATCTTTGTTAACTTTTCGCGCAAGAAATAAAACACATTCGGCATTATCATTTATTTAAGGGCTAATTTTTTGTCTTTTCAGAAATAGTGACAGATACTTCTATTAACTGTTTCTTTCGTATTAATTTAAAAGGTAATACGCTGCCAGGTTGAGTTTCAGCCACAATATCTTGTGCTTGTATAAATGAACTAATGGCGACATTATTAATCTGATAAACGATATCACCCGGTTGTAAGCCAGCTCTAAAGGCAGGGCTGTTCTTTTCAACGCCAGCAATAGTAAAACCTTTAAAGTTGTTTGGTAGCGAGTTGATACTTACGCCTAAGTAGCCACGTATTACCCGACCATTAGCAATTATTTTTCGCATCACTTTATGGGCGAGTGAATAAGGAACGGCAAAAAATATTCCCTGAATATTCCTTTCCGTATCAATGAACTTTCTTGAGTTAATACCTACCAACTCGCCATTAGTATTAATAAGCGCGCCGCCGGAATTACCATCATTGATGGCCGCGTCCATTTGTAATAATTCTAAATAATTAATGACACTTAAACCGCTACGACCTGTGGCACTAATCACGCCCTGAGTCACTGTTTGTCCTAAATTTAGTGGATTACCTATCGCTAAAACAACATCACCAGCAAGTGATTGTAAATCAGCTCTTTGTGGAATAACCGGTAGGTTAGCCGTGTCTACTTTAAGAACGGCTAAATCAGTATAAGTATCATAACCAATAAGTTCTGCAGAAAAACGTTGGCCATTTTGCAGATCAACATTAATTAAATCAGCATTTTGTACGACGTGAAAATTGGTTAATATATAGCCGTTAGAATCCATGATAACGCCAGAACCTAAGCGGGTAGACCTTCTTGCTTTTGCACCATAGACAGGGCTAGTGCTTATATCTTCTGAATAGATGTTAACAACTGCAGGACTGGCAGTGCTTACTGCTTTTGCATAAGATAATGGTTGTTGCTGTGGTTGATTGTTTTGCAGTACTTGCAAAGTGTTGTTACGTAATTCTGGCACTAACAGAAGTAAAGTGACAGCTATCATCACGCCATAACTGGCTGGACGAACAATGTATTTTATTAGGTTTATTATGTTCAAAATTAATTTTTATGATGAGTGTTTAATATCGCTAGCATAGCATAGGTCTGCTTTAATCTTATAGTTTGAAAAATAAAAAAGGCTCATAAAGAGCCTTTAGATAAGTCTAATATCACCCCTGCGGCATTAGCGGATCATTAAGAACAATGTGCTATTACCTCTGACAATATTGAGCGCAAAAACCCCTTTGTTATCATTTAAGTAGCTGCGTAGTTCACCTATAGACTTTATACGTGTGCGGTTTATTCCACTGATCACGTCTCCTCTTTGTAAGCCAATAGCGGCGGCGGGACTTTCTTCTTCTACTGACTTAATATCAATACCTTGATCACTCGTACTATTTTGAAGTTCAGCGCCATCTAACATTCTGTGAATGCTTGCGGCCTCTACTTTTGCTGTTTCTTGTTTTTTAAGCGTAACGTCATAAGTCTTTTCTGAACCGTCTTTTTTGATGACTGTTAACTCAACAGACTTGCCTGCGCCAATCGAGCCAATCTTTCCTCGAATGGCAGCAAACGTTTTTACCACTTTTCCGTTTACTTTGGTAATTACATCACCAGACTCAATACCGGCATCGGCAGCAGCAGAATCAGCAATGACTTGCTCGATAAAGCCACCTTGGCTTGACTCGAGTTCTAGTGCCTTCGCGATTTCACCATTCACACTTCGGCCTAACACGCCAAGTACACCGCGGCGAACTTCGCCAAACTCAATTAATTGTTTAACAATGTTATCGACCATATTACTGGGTATGGCAAAGCCAATACCCACATTGCCACCATTAGGGCCTAATATCGCGGTATTAATGCCAACAAGTTTACCGTGTAAGTTAATGAGTGCTCCACCCGAATTACCGCTGTTAATGGCCGCATCAGTTTGAATAAAGTCTTCGTAATTCTGCGCGTTTAATCCGCTACGTCCTAAGGCACTTATAATACCTGAAGTGACGGTTTGACCTAAACCAAAAGGGCTACCAATGGCAACAGCAAAATCTCCAACTCGTATATTATCTGAGTCAGCTAACTTTACTTCAATTAAATCTTCAGCGTCTATTTGCAGTAAAGCGATATCACTACTGGCATCAGAACCAATTTTCTTGGCGGTGATTTGACGACCGTCTTTTAACGTTATTTGAATTTCATCAGCTTCATTGATGACATGATTATTAGTGACTATGTAGCCTTGTGCAGCATCAATAATCACCCCTGAGCCTAAACCTCGAAATTCACGTTTTCTTGCTTGGTTTTGTTGAGGATTTCCAAAGAAAAACTTTAAAGCATCGGGTACTTTAGATTTATCTTCGTGGGTACCGGTAACCGAAATTAGCACGACACCCGGAGTGACCTTCTCTAGCATCGGCGCTAAACTTGGTAACTGTTGGCCACTAACGGAAAAAGGTAAATTGGCTTGGACGGGCAAACTTGCCAAGGCAAGAGAGCCGGAAAGAAGAATACTTGTTGCTAAAACAGACAGTTTTTTCATAAAAGAGACAACCTTCTTATAAACATAAATGATTAATGTAATTTTATACTTAACTAAAGACCTATGCTGTGTGCGTTAGTTCCAAAGAACATCAGCCTACATTTGTAACACTTTGTTTCTTGTCGGCAAAAAGTCCACTCGCTTGACCTGAATAGTCAAGTGGTGGTTCTGTGCTTGTTTCTTCATTCTTACGTTCAGCTCGGCTATGACGTAATGACACTGTTTGTGCAAGTTGTTCTTGTGTTTCTTTCGAGAAAAAAGGCATGCCATCAACGTCTGAAGGTGTTGCTTGCTTTAATAATTGCGTACTTTTTTCCATTTGCAACATGGCTGTTTGGCAAGTGCTATTCATTTTGTCCAACAGTATTGTTGAATCATCTAAATGTTCTGCAACATCGAGTTTATATTGCGCTAAAGCGGCTTCACTATTACTAACGCGTTCACTAAGTTTCTGATTGTCCTGGACTGATGCAGATAAAAAACGACTAGCAACAAAACCTATTGCCGCACCAACTAATAAAAGAAAAATTGCTAAAACTATATCCATAGTGTCAAACCCTCGTTATATTCAATAAAATTAGTAAAAATATGGGAACTTATTTTGTATAATAGCGCTTCTGTTCGCGCTTACCTAATGAATATGATTGCGAATTTGTTAATTTCAAGAAAATATTCCATTAGTCCTGTAAAGACTTTGTGAAACAAAATATAAGTGGCCAATAAATGATCAAGCTTTCACCTCTAGATAAGTATAATGAAGATTTAACCCGTGATGATTTTTTACATGACGATGCGCAGGAAAATGCGGTAAAAAACTTACAGAGGCTCTATGAAGATCTTCAAAATAAACCCTTACCCGTTGAAGGATTTAAGAAAGTGCTTAATCGCTGGAAGCGCATTGTTGCTTCATCTGAAACCAAAACCATACAAGGACTTTATTTTTGGGGTGGCGTTGGTCGAGGGAAAACTTATTTAGTTGACACCTTTTATGATTGTTTGCCTTTTGAAAATAAAATGCGTGTTCACTTTCATCGCTTTATGCACCGTGTTCATCAAGAATTAAAAACATTAACCGGGCAAGCTGACCCATTGAAAATAATTGCCAAACGTTTTGCTGATGAAACCTGCATTATTTGTTTTGATGAATTTTTTGTTTCCGACATTACCGATGCAATGATCCTTGGCGCTTTGTTTGAAGAATTATTTGCACATAATGTTACTTTAGTGGCAACGTCAAATATTATACCTGACGGTCTGTACCGTAATGGTTTGCAACGCGAACGTTTTTTACCCGCCATTAAACTCATCAATAAACATTGTGATGTGGTAAATGTCGATAGCGGTATTGATTACCGTTTGCGAACCCTAGAGCAAGCCGAGATTTACCATGCTCCACTTGATGCAGAGGCAAGTGAAAACCTGACGCAATATTTTATTCAATTGTCGGTCAAACCAGGTAAAAAAGATGTTGAAGTTAAAATAAATAACCGCTCATTATCGACGATTGAAGAGTCGGACGGTATTGTGCACTTTGACTTTTCGGTGTTGTGTGAATCCGCGCGTAGCCAAACTGACTATATGGAAATAAGTCGTTTGTATCACACGGTATTATTAGCCAATGTCAAACAAATGAGTGTCGATCGTGAAGATGCGGCCCGTCGATTTATAGCCTTGGTTGATGAATTTTATGAGCGTAATGTAAAATTAATTATTTCTGCTGAAGTCGAAATGGAAAATTTATACAGCCACGGTGGTTTGGAATTTGAGTTCAAACGTTGTTTGAGTCGTTTACAAGAAATGCAGTCACATGATTATTTAGCAAGTAAGCACTTACCTTAGTGAGATAGTTTGCTCTACTTAAAGATAATTATAAAAATGCCGATTTAGCGATCGGCATTTTTTATGGCAACTTTACCCTTAGCTTTTCCAACCACAGCAAGCCAAAGTGTAAAATGTTATCAAAAATCGGTAGTCTCTCCTTAGACAATTGCGCTACTTGCTTAAATTACGGCGATTAAAAATGTGATTCATTACTAGCTAGCGATTGTATTCGTGATAAAAGTTTAAAAAAAGTGCAATTGATTGTGATTTATAGGTGATCTTAGTAGATAACTTCTGTATAATCCGCGCTCCCTGCGTTACAAATGCCTACTGTTTTTGACTTTTGTGAAAAGTAGTGGCGATGGACTCGATACTCGAAGGGGTAGAGCGTGGTCTTTTTAACCGGTGATGCTAATTCTTAGCATTCATCATTTAAAGTAACATAATAAATATTGGGTTTTTTAATGAAAACTTTTGTAGCAAAACCAGAAAGCGTACAACGCGAATGGTTCTTAGTGGACGCCGAAGATAAGACTTTAGGACGTATCGCTACTGAAATTGCAACCCGTTTACGCGGCAAGCATAAAGCAGAATATACTCCTCACGTAGATACTGGCGATTACATCGTTGTTATTAACGCTGAGAAAGTGAAAGTAACTGGTAATAAAGCGAAGGGTAAAATTTACTACTCGCATACAGAATTCCCAGGCGGTCTTAAGCAAATTAGTTTTGAAAAACTAATTGAAAAAGCTCCAGAGCGTGTTTTAGAATTCGCAGTTAAAGGTATGTTACCTAAAGGTCCTTTAGGTCGTGAAATGTTCCGTAAGCTTAAAGTTTACGCGGGCACTGAACATAAGCATACTGCACAACAACCACAACTTTTGGAGCTTTAAGCAATGGCTGATAATCAATATTACGGTACTGGTCGTCGCAAGAGCTCAACTGCTCGTGTGTTCATGAAAGCTGGTAACGGTGCAATTACAATTAACAAGCGTGACATTTCTGTATACTTTAGTCGTCCAACGGCTCGTATGGTTGTTCGTCAACCATTAGAATTAGTTGAAATGTTAGAAAAGTTTGACTTTAACATCACTGTTGTTGGTGGTGGTATTTCTGGTCAAGCTGGCGCAATTCGTCACGGTATTACTCGTGCATTAATGGAGTTCGATGAAACTTTACGTGGTTCTCTACGTGTAGCTGGTTTCGTAACTCGTGATGCTCGTAAAGTTGAACGTAAGAAAGTTGGTTTACACAAGGCTCGTAAAAAGCCACAATTTTCAAAACGTTAATATTTACCTTATACGTTTTCAAAAAACCGACTTTATGTCGGTTTTTTTATATCTGCTATTTAGAAAAATCAGCATCCGCAGTAAGAGTCAATTCGTGGGCTTTTTATTATAAAAGTGACCTTAGGTGATAATAAATAATACAGTGCGAGTTCCAACAAAATGGTAAACTTTCAAGGAACAGCAATAAAAATAATATGCGTGAAAATAGTCCTATTATTGAGCTGTTTACTGAACACTTTTGATGGTTAGCCATTACACTCAACTATATAAGCATTAAAATAATTTATCAGATAGCGAAAGAGAAACTATTCTTTTGTGCTTTTTTTGAATAATAATCTTTCGTATTTAGCTGTGTGTCTAAAGTGATAAAGTCAGTGAAATAAAGATATATAACTGATGTTTCGCTTATTTTTACTTGTAAAAAAGTGCTTATTTCTTTATTATCAGAAAAATTTTTTGTCGCAAGTTTGGGCAAACAATTGGAAAGTATTTCCTCTCGCAACTCGCTGCAGCTGTGAGAATAATAATTCGAATTTGTTTGAAACAATGTTATTTGGAGATTTTGAATGAGCAATGCGCCCGTGAATAACGGCCGTCGACGCTTTTTAACTGCTGCTACTTCGGTAGTAGGTGGTGTTGGTGTTGTCGGTTTGGCTGTGCCTTTCATTGGTTCTTGGAACCCTAGTGCTAGAGCGAAAGCTGCAGGTGCTCCGGTTGAAGTCAATGTTAGTAAAATAGAACCAGGTCAATTAATCCGCGCTGAATGGCGAGGAAAACCTGTGTATGTGGTCCGTAGAACTGAAGAAATATTATCAACTTTAGCGGCGCATGACGATCAATTGAAAGACCCAGGTTCAGAAGAGCCTCAACAACCTACTTATGCAGCCAATGCATATCGTTCAATAAAGCCTGAGTTTATGGTTGCTTTAGGCGTGTGTACTCACTTAGGTTGTGCTCCTACTCACCACCAAGGCGATTTTGAAGAGTTTGTTGAAGGTGTAAAAGACGGTTTCTTTTGTCCTTGTCACGGTTCTAAATTCGATATGGCTGGTCGTGTTTTTCAAAGCGTTCCTGCACCAACAAACTTGGTGGTTCCTGAGCATTCATTCCCAACAGCAGACACCTTATTAATTGGTGTTAGCGCAGGAGAAGCATAATGTTAGCTAATTTAATGGCGTGGATTGACAAACGTTTACCGTTAACCGACGCGGTAAACAAGCATGCTGGTCAATACCCTGCACCTAAAAACTTTAATTTTTGGTATGTCTTTGGTGTTTTAGCGAGTGTCGTACTCGTCAATCAATTGTTAACGGGTGTTTGGTTAACAATGAGTTATGAGCCATCAGGTGAAGGTGCGTTCGCTTCTGTAGAATACATCATGCGTGATGTTGATTACGGCTGGTTACTTCGCTATATGCATTCTACAGGCGCGTCAGCGTTCTTTGTTGTTGTTTATATGCATATGTTCCGTGGCATGATGTACGGTTCATACCAAAAGCCTCGTGAGTTACTTTGGATCTTCGGTATGTTGATCTTCTTAGTGCTTATGGCTGAAGCTTTCATGGGTTACTTATTACCTTGGGGTAATATGTCTTATTGGGGCGCGCAGGTTATTATTTCTCTGTTTGGTGCTATTCCAATTATAGGTGATGACTTAACTCTCTGGATACGTGGTGATTACGTTATATCAGGTGCTACCTTAAACCGTTTCTTTGCTTTACACGTTATTGCAATGCCACTGGTTTTAGTTGTATTAGTTTTCTTACATATTCTTGCACTTCATGAAGTGGGTTCGAACAATCCTGAAGGCACAGATATTAAAAAACCTAAAGGTAGTGTGCCATTAGAAGAGCAAAGTAAATTTACTTTTCATGAACAATATACTAAAAAATACGATATCGTCGATGCGATCCCGTTCCACCCTTACTACACAGTTAAAGATTTAGTGGCGATTGTTATCTTCTTAATCATTTTCTCTTGGGTAATGTTTTTCAACCCTGAAGGTGGTGGCTACTTTATGGAAGCGCCAAATTTTGAACCTGCAAATGGTTTGAAAACACCAGAACATATTGCACCGGTTTGGTATTTTGGTCCTTTCTATACCATTTTACGTGTTATCCCTGATAAGTTATTAGGGGCAGTTGGTATGTTTTCTGCGATCATTGTCTTATTCTTATTACCTTGGTTTGACCGTGGTACAGTGAAATCTATCAAATTCCGTTGTACTGCTCATACGGTTAACTTAGCGCAATTTGTTATTTGTTTTATTGCTTTGGGTATTTTAGGTACATTGCCATCAACACCGGTCTATAACTTAATTGGTACCATGGCTACGTTTGGTTATTTTGGTTTCTTTCTTGCCTTATGGGTATACAGTAAGAACGAAAAAACTAAGCCAGTTCCAGAGAGGGTTTCAGGATAATGAATAAATTTATTAGAGCTTTTACTTTTGGAATTTTTGCGCTAGTACCTATGCTCACACTTGCTGCTAGCAGCGGTGTTCATTTAGACAAAGCCGGTAATGATTTAAGTGACAAAGAGTCACTTAAACGTGGTTTTCAATCTTACATTAATTATTGTTTAGGTTGTCACCAGTTACAGTACCAAAGATACAATCGTACTTTTGAGGATTTAGGTATTAGTGAAGCCGATGGTATTGCTAATTATATGTATACGGGTGAAAAAGTCGGTGATCATATTACTAATACTATGCCAGCAAAAGATGCGGCTAAATGGTTTGGTAATACACCACCTGATTTAACGTTAATGGCGCGTTTAAAACCAGGGCCTGATTATATTTATACCTACTTACGTTCTTTCTACGTTGATCCTGAACGTCCCTTTGGCGTTAATAACACCGTATTAAAAAATGCGGGTATGCCACATGTTTTACAGGGTTTACAAGGTGTTCGTACGATGGACGAAAATGGTAATCTCAGTGAAGCAACGGGGGGTTCTATGACCGTTGAAGAGTACGATGCCTTTGCTCGTGATTTAGCCAATTTCTTAGAGTACACCGGTGAGCCAAGTAAGCTTAAGCGTGAAGCTATGGGATATTGGGTAATAGGTTTCTTATTTATTTTCCTTATTTTTGCTTACTTACTTAAAGTTGAATATTGGAAGGATGTACACTAACAATTATTGTTAATGTACAGCGTTTTATTTATGGGGGGCTTTGGCCCCCTTTGTTAGTTTTTTATTACAGATTTTTGGAGGCATTATGGCCGTAGCAGCAAACAAGCGTTCAGTGATGAATTTATATTCTCATGCTGATGATATGTATAGT from Colwellia sp. PAMC 20917 includes these protein-coding regions:
- a CDS encoding trypsin-like peptidase domain-containing protein, whose product is MNIINLIKYIVRPASYGVMIAVTLLLLVPELRNNTLQVLQNNQPQQQPLSYAKAVSTASPAVVNIYSEDISTSPVYGAKARRSTRLGSGVIMDSNGYILTNFHVVQNADLINVDLQNGQRFSAELIGYDTYTDLAVLKVDTANLPVIPQRADLQSLAGDVVLAIGNPLNLGQTVTQGVISATGRSGLSVINYLELLQMDAAINDGNSGGALINTNGELVGINSRKFIDTERNIQGIFFAVPYSLAHKVMRKIIANGRVIRGYLGVSINSLPNNFKGFTIAGVEKNSPAFRAGLQPGDIVYQINNVAISSFIQAQDIVAETQPGSVLPFKLIRKKQLIEVSVTISEKTKN
- a CDS encoding Do family serine endopeptidase, which codes for MKKLSVLATSILLSGSLALASLPVQANLPFSVSGQQLPSLAPMLEKVTPGVVLISVTGTHEDKSKVPDALKFFFGNPQQNQARKREFRGLGSGVIIDAAQGYIVTNNHVINEADEIQITLKDGRQITAKKIGSDASSDIALLQIDAEDLIEVKLADSDNIRVGDFAVAIGSPFGLGQTVTSGIISALGRSGLNAQNYEDFIQTDAAINSGNSGGALINLHGKLVGINTAILGPNGGNVGIGFAIPSNMVDNIVKQLIEFGEVRRGVLGVLGRSVNGEIAKALELESSQGGFIEQVIADSAAADAGIESGDVITKVNGKVVKTFAAIRGKIGSIGAGKSVELTVIKKDGSEKTYDVTLKKQETAKVEAASIHRMLDGAELQNSTSDQGIDIKSVEEESPAAAIGLQRGDVISGINRTRIKSIGELRSYLNDNKGVFALNIVRGNSTLFLMIR
- the rplM gene encoding 50S ribosomal protein L13; protein product: MKTFVAKPESVQREWFLVDAEDKTLGRIATEIATRLRGKHKAEYTPHVDTGDYIVVINAEKVKVTGNKAKGKIYYSHTEFPGGLKQISFEKLIEKAPERVLEFAVKGMLPKGPLGREMFRKLKVYAGTEHKHTAQQPQLLEL
- the petA gene encoding ubiquinol-cytochrome c reductase iron-sulfur subunit; protein product: MSNAPVNNGRRRFLTAATSVVGGVGVVGLAVPFIGSWNPSARAKAAGAPVEVNVSKIEPGQLIRAEWRGKPVYVVRRTEEILSTLAAHDDQLKDPGSEEPQQPTYAANAYRSIKPEFMVALGVCTHLGCAPTHHQGDFEEFVEGVKDGFFCPCHGSKFDMAGRVFQSVPAPTNLVVPEHSFPTADTLLIGVSAGEA
- a CDS encoding GGDEF domain-containing response regulator, coding for MKTLEQIILIVDDDKANRKMLKELLQEQAKIIFAKNGKQARELARKHLPDLILLDVIMPDISGFEVIDSLKNDPETMNVSVIFITGLANDDDEERGFNLGGCDYIYKPFKPNIVIARVMMHLELIRQRKMLDEIAHIDALTGVNNRRKMDLVLKDEVAANKYEHTNLLVAILDIDYFKQYNDGYGHGAGDVALRQVGQALREICVRPRDFIARYGGEEFVIILPDCDKAGAEIMLSNIAQAIKDKKIKHQYSSVSPQLTVSVGAVVVKSSQSVVVANVMQKADSLLYQAKNNGRNQYCLAELN
- the rpsI gene encoding 30S ribosomal protein S9, yielding MADNQYYGTGRRKSSTARVFMKAGNGAITINKRDISVYFSRPTARMVVRQPLELVEMLEKFDFNITVVGGGISGQAGAIRHGITRALMEFDETLRGSLRVAGFVTRDARKVERKKVGLHKARKKPQFSKR
- a CDS encoding YhcB family protein, coding for MDIVLAIFLLLVGAAIGFVASRFLSASVQDNQKLSERVSNSEAALAQYKLDVAEHLDDSTILLDKMNSTCQTAMLQMEKSTQLLKQATPSDVDGMPFFSKETQEQLAQTVSLRHSRAERKNEETSTEPPLDYSGQASGLFADKKQSVTNVG
- the zapE gene encoding cell division protein ZapE — translated: MIKLSPLDKYNEDLTRDDFLHDDAQENAVKNLQRLYEDLQNKPLPVEGFKKVLNRWKRIVASSETKTIQGLYFWGGVGRGKTYLVDTFYDCLPFENKMRVHFHRFMHRVHQELKTLTGQADPLKIIAKRFADETCIICFDEFFVSDITDAMILGALFEELFAHNVTLVATSNIIPDGLYRNGLQRERFLPAIKLINKHCDVVNVDSGIDYRLRTLEQAEIYHAPLDAEASENLTQYFIQLSVKPGKKDVEVKINNRSLSTIEESDGIVHFDFSVLCESARSQTDYMEISRLYHTVLLANVKQMSVDREDAARRFIALVDEFYERNVKLIISAEVEMENLYSHGGLEFEFKRCLSRLQEMQSHDYLASKHLP